Part of the Georgenia sp. TF02-10 genome, GCAACAGTGTGCCTCCCCTCTGTGGGGCGAGGGGTCGCTCGATTATGATTCGTGCCCTAGTTTAGGAACATGATGCGCGATCCGCGCTGGTACTCCGTACGCAACCTGCCCGGCAGGTATGTTGTGTGTCACAACTGAGCCTGCGCCGATAAATGCGCGTTCGCCAACCCTTCTACCCTGGAGGACCGTCGCATTCGCTCCGATTGTCACTCCTTCGGCTATGACGCAGCGTCCTGATACGGCGCCCTGCGGGTATACAGATGAGAATGCACCAAGCGTTGTGTCATGGCCGACCGCGGCGTTGATGTGGACGTGCGTGTGTGCACCAAGTCGTATGTTGGTGGTGAGGCGGGCGCCGGCGCAGATGATCGTCCCGTCGGCGATGTAGACGTCTTGACCGATGGTCGCCGACGGGTGCACCAGCGTCATCGGCCTCAAGCCTTGCCGACTGAGTCGCTCGTGGATGGTCGAGCGGACGACCGGATCGGCTATCCCGATCGCGAAACGCGCGCCGTTGATCGAG contains:
- a CDS encoding acetyltransferase, whose translation is MPERLVTVGAGGFGREVLDVVNAACSSGDSIDFLGVLDDSPSERDLSRLASLGARYLGTTQKPPDSINGARFAIGIADPVVRSTIHERLSRQGLRPMTLVHPSATIGQDVYIADGTIICAGARLTTNIRLGAHTHVHINAAVGHDTTLGAFSSVYPQGAVSGRCVIAEGVTIGANATVLQGRRVGERAFIGAGSVVTHNIPAGQVAYGVPARIAHHVPKLGHES